GATCAGGTGCGTTTGGGCAGCTTAACGTTTACATTTTTTGTCACCCAAGCCATCCAGCAGCTCAGTGAACTATCTCCCGACGTGTTGACCCAGGTGAGCCTGGCAGACGCACCTCCCACCATGCCGCTCGATCCGGAATATCAAGACGCAGAGGATCTGTGGACATCGCAAGAGGATGAAGCGCGAGACTCCACAGCCCTTGGCTCTGAAGACACCTCGATGTTTATGCGCCGACATCCTTAAGGTTCACGGTGAGGTATCCCTACCCTCTGCTAGTCGGTGAAAGGCAGCGATCGCCCCACATTGGGCTGCACAGCGCCAAAGAGCTGGCCCATGAGCAGGGTCTGGGACTGGGGCATTTGCCCATAGCTAAATAGGTAGGGTAGATCAGGGCTCGTTGCCGATTGACAGGCTGCAACTCCGTAAGGACTGCCGTAGATCAGCAAGGCTTGAATAGGACAGGTTTGATGTAGAACCGCCAGCCACTGCTGGGCAAACTGGGTAAGACCGGCCGCCCCTCGGAAAGGATTACCCCGCACAAAAAGCTGCACAATGGTGGGGCGAAGCGGCAGGATTGCGCTGGGCTGACAAGGGCTATGGGGATCAATAAGCCGCAGAGTATAGCCGCGTTGCTCAGGTATGACGATCGCTGGACTGGTGAGCCCTAGGAATGGACAATGAACCAGGCTATCCACCAAAATTACGTTCCAGCCCAGCTCATCAGGCTTGAGTCCGTCTATGGGGAACGAGCCTTGGCGATCGCTAGACTGCTCAAGAATCGTCTGCACCGTGGCGATCGCCTTGGGGGTGGCGATGGCATCCAAGGCCAAGGGCGGCGGCGGCAGGGTTTCCCACTGATGGGAGGTATCGCCAGCCGGTAGACGATGACCGAGGAGACGATGCTTGGCGTGCCAGATGCGATCAAGGGATGCATGGATCCGCTCTAGGGGCAGATCCCCGGCATCCACCGCCTGGCAAATCGCCTGTACCGTGGCCACCGGATCCGCTGGCATCAGCAAACTATCGGCCCCCGCTCGAATTGCCTGAATCGCTGCCTCGGTGGGGCCATAGCGGCGGGCGATCGCTCCCATCACCAAAGCATCGGTCACAATCAACCCTTCAAACCCCCACTGCCGCCGCAGCCAATGGGTTAACAGCAGGGGCGAGAGGGTGGCGGGGTAGTTAGCATCGAGGGACGGACTTTGGATATGGGCCGTCATTACCGCATCGACGCCGGCAGCGATCGCTTGCTGGAAGGGCGGAAATTCTAGTGCCTGCAGCCGTTCTAAGCTGTGGGGTAAAATCGGCAGATCG
This genomic stretch from Candidatus Obscuribacterales bacterium harbors:
- a CDS encoding glycoside hydrolase family 3 N-terminal domain-containing protein; this encodes MAGDFGGDRPMSLPDWNSLPLPQQVAQMIVVRASGYCFDHQIQYPALEPPAETLRHWIQTLGVGGVILLGGSAVELAVRSQQLQDWAAVPLLLAADIEEGVGQRFSGATWFPPPMALGAIAGHDLQGAIAAATDFGAITAQEALAIGLNWILAPVVDVNSNPLNPVINVRAFGDQVEIVGRLAAAFVQGAKQQAILTTAKHFPGHGDTTTDSHLDLPILPHSLERLQALEFPPFQQAIAAGVDAVMTAHIQSPSLDANYPATLSPLLLTHWLRRQWGFEGLIVTDALVMGAIARRYGPTEAAIQAIRAGADSLLMPADPVATVQAICQAVDAGDLPLERIHASLDRIWHAKHRLLGHRLPAGDTSHQWETLPPPPLALDAIATPKAIATVQTILEQSSDRQGSFPIDGLKPDELGWNVILVDSLVHCPFLGLTSPAIVIPEQRGYTLRLIDPHSPCQPSAILPLRPTIVQLFVRGNPFRGAAGLTQFAQQWLAVLHQTCPIQALLIYGSPYGVAACQSATSPDLPYLFSYGQMPQSQTLLMGQLFGAVQPNVGRSLPFTD